The Ictidomys tridecemlineatus isolate mIctTri1 chromosome 1, mIctTri1.hap1, whole genome shotgun sequence DNA window GAAGTTCACGATGTCATAAACaaccaaagatattttaaaattttaaccaaaatattGACCTAAGACAACTAAAATATCATAGAAATAGTATTAAATATTCCAAAGAAAGACATTCATTTTCTGAACATCCTAAATGGCTCAGTGAGCATGGTTGAGACCTAAATCAATACTcctgaataaatatatgaattaatattttatgtaacatttcCTTGAAACCTCACATTTTCTCTACAGTCTGCCTCTGAAAAAGGTCTCCCTTTTTTTGTAAAACTAGAAAACTCACTGTTTCTGAAAATGatcatagtatttttttaatgtaatttcaaTGGCTAAATGTTTGCTGTGACTATGAGATGATGCATGTGGAATAAATAGATTGTCATGAGcaagaaattacattttatacCGAAAAGAACATTTCCCTATGCAGGGAGCCCATCCCAAATAATCCACAACACATTTAACACAGCCCAGCATTGCTGATAGTCATAAGGCTCCCTTTAACCACTTGTATGAATCtgcttatacttttttttttaattgaaatctctaaaaataaaggaaattcctGCTCCGTCCCGAATTCCTTGAGATGAGTTTGAACTTAGGCACTCTAGAGATGCACTACTAGTCTAGCCACCTATCAAGCATCGAAAACAGAGCAAAACCCTTACCTGAGATGATAGAACTGGAAAACAGGGAAGCACATGCATTGTGGACAGCAGCAGAGCCAAGACAAGGCTGAATTTTAATGAGCTGCAGAGTAGGAAAAACAACCACCTCAGATTTAGTCTCTTATTGACAAGTACACATTTGAAGCATATAAAAACCCAACATTTCtcattgaagaaaaatgaagtgttTTACCTAATCATGTTGGACTTTCCAATATCTGCGCAGAGAGGTGGTTTCATTGCCAAATTCCTCACGCTTGCTGGAAGATGCTTCTGTGGTGGCCCTTTTATACCAGAAGAGTTCAGAAGTAAAAATGTCATTGTGTCCCTTCACATGTGACTGGTTGGTCTGGCTGTGGCCTTTTGTTCTTGTTAAGTAGGAAAAGGGCAATAGCATATGAACATTGTCATGGAGTTACTAACAGTTGACTTAATTTAAAGGTTACCATTCAGAATGCCCTTCAAAAGTTTGGTCCTCTACACCACATCACTGTGACATAGATGGCCAGAGGTCTCGAAAAgaacacaaagatttttttttctttttatttggagtttaaatattttagaagaatgACATTAGTTCCTTGAATATCTCAGACATCTTGTTTCAGAGACTGACACAAAAGAAATGGTTATAAGACCAAAGATGTAGGCAGATTATTCTCAAATGACACATGCAGGTTATTGAAGGTCTCTAGCTAGATTTCCTTCCTTTAGAACTTCCTCCTGTTAAAGTAGGGAAGTAATGGTGCACCCTTTCCCACTGGTCCTCCAAGTCAAGGAAGAACGCTGGTCTGACCCTCCATGGGCACTCTCCACGTCCCAGTCCAGAGTTCTGTGAGCAGCATCCCACATGACTCCTCTGGGAAGCCTTGGGGCCCTGGTCTTCAGTGGGCATCGTGTTAATCAATTGGCCCAGGAGCACTAAGTGGGAGCAGACGCCGCTGAGCTTCAATGGAGGACAGCACCAAAGGCGGAGCTTTCTGCTTGGACAGCCAGCGCTTCTGAGATGGGGGCAACATGTTTACAACAACACCAAGGGCAATCCTCACCTCCTCAAGGTCAGCACCTCTTGGAGGACAGCGCTGCCCTGTGTCTGGGACATTTGCTACCATTTATCAGTGCTGCACCCCTGTTCATTGAGACCTGCCACTCCAAATGACTCACATGCGACTGTCAATGCTAGAGTCCCAGCTTGCCTATCACAAAGAAAAGCAGGTGGACCCAGTCTCGAGAGGACCCAGATCACAGCACTAGCACCAGGCTGGGCACCTGGGCCAAGAGATCCAAACACCTTTGATCAGGAAGTTCTTGGGGACTTCATATGGGCTCTGGAAGACAAAGGGCCTTCAGAGCACCAAAGGCTTGAACAGACACACTTTGTTTCAATGTTTCCTTAAACGCAGctgaaataaacacataaaaacaagAAGAATAGGGAGGAAGATGACAGCAGCAAGATCTTGTGGAGTGATGAGCAATTGACTGGGTAGATCTGAGAAATGTGCCAACCGAGCACTAAAGGACTCCAGGGACCGAGTCACAGTGGAACCAAGGGCTTCACCTGTGGTGAGCACAGGGCTGGAGAGAGGATCAGGCACAAGTTTGCAGGCTTCAGTGCCACGCCCCTCCCACTCCCTGTTTTCAGGCAGCGGGGACTTGGGAGGAGGGTagaggtttttcctgaggagggGGCAAACCAGATCTCCCAACAGATAGAGTCAGGCTCAGTGGCCCAAGCATCCACCCTTCCAAGAATAAGCTCAGACCATCCTGGGGCGCAGTGCTGAGACCCTGGACCTCTGTCCGACCACTCCCAGCACACTCCAGGCAGGTATTTTTTCCCTTCAGACAAGCGAACAGAAGATCATCTCTGAACAGCCCCAGAGGAAAACCTTGGAGATACAGATATCAGGGTTTCCTAGTAAAAGCATCTCAGCTGGAATCCACTGAGTCCTCAGCCGAAAACTCCCAATAACATACAAAATTCTCCCATGGACTTTCTGGTGCGTACTCTGAAGGATAAACAGGAGACCTGGACACAACTGCCATGACTATTTATAAACTC harbors:
- the Nps gene encoding neuropeptide S encodes the protein MTFLLLNSSGIKGPPQKHLPASVRNLAMKPPLCADIGKSNMISSLKFSLVLALLLSTMHVLPCFPVLSSQNRQVSGKPDYFLVLLSSCLARLDGSEGPAFLKPILEKTSMKRSFRNGVGTGMKKTSFRRAKP